A portion of the Carboxydothermus pertinax genome contains these proteins:
- the cas2 gene encoding CRISPR-associated endonuclease Cas2, with the protein MYVIIVYDIGEKRVAKACKFLRKYLNWVQNSVFEGNLTESQFEKVKYGLKKLICEEEDAVLYYVFSTPKWVERGILGKEKNPISDFL; encoded by the coding sequence ATGTATGTTATTATCGTTTACGATATTGGGGAAAAAAGAGTAGCCAAGGCGTGTAAGTTTTTAAGAAAGTACCTAAACTGGGTGCAAAATTCTGTGTTTGAAGGAAATTTAACCGAAAGTCAGTTTGAAAAAGTAAAATATGGGCTAAAAAAATTAATTTGTGAAGAGGAAGATGCAGTGCTGTACTACGTTTTTTCAACCCCTAAGTGGGTGGAAAGGGGAATTTTGGGTAAGGAGAAAAATCCGATAAGTGATTTTTTGTAA
- the cas1b gene encoding type I-B CRISPR-associated endonuclease Cas1b, whose product MGRTIYIFNSGRLRRKDNTLYFETEESKKPLPVENIESIYFFGEVDLNTKAVNFLAQNNITLHFFNYYGFYTGSFMPRDYLNSGFLLVKQVEHYLDLEKRMTIAREIVEAASDNILRNLNYYKNRGYRVESEISGIESLKQEIKRAKDPEELMAIEGNIRQYYYRAFPLITGYEMEKRVKRPPDNILNTLISFGNTVFYTTVLAQIYHTQLNPTISYLHEPGQRRFSLALDLSEIFKPIIVDRVIFTVLNRNIITEDDFEIEEGYCFLKEKGKKAFLQEYEEKLRSTIEHRNLKRHVSYQNLIKLEAYRLIKYLIGDENYRGFRAWW is encoded by the coding sequence ATGGGCAGGACGATTTATATTTTTAACAGCGGAAGATTAAGAAGAAAAGACAACACCCTGTACTTTGAAACCGAGGAAAGCAAGAAACCGCTACCGGTGGAAAATATTGAAAGCATTTATTTTTTTGGAGAGGTTGACTTAAATACTAAAGCGGTAAATTTTCTTGCTCAAAATAATATTACTCTTCACTTTTTTAACTACTATGGCTTTTATACCGGAAGCTTTATGCCAAGAGATTATTTAAATTCCGGCTTTCTTCTGGTAAAACAGGTAGAGCATTATCTTGATTTGGAAAAACGAATGACCATTGCTAGGGAAATAGTAGAAGCGGCTTCGGATAATATTTTAAGGAATTTAAATTATTATAAAAATCGAGGGTATAGAGTAGAAAGCGAAATTAGCGGTATAGAAAGTTTAAAACAGGAAATAAAAAGGGCCAAAGACCCAGAAGAACTAATGGCAATTGAAGGTAATATCCGGCAGTACTATTACCGGGCATTTCCGTTAATTACGGGATATGAAATGGAAAAAAGAGTTAAAAGACCGCCGGATAATATCTTAAATACTTTAATTTCCTTTGGGAATACGGTGTTTTATACTACAGTGCTTGCCCAAATTTACCATACCCAGTTAAACCCAACAATCAGCTATTTACACGAACCGGGGCAACGTCGGTTTTCTTTAGCCTTAGATTTAAGTGAAATTTTTAAGCCGATAATTGTAGATCGGGTTATTTTTACCGTATTAAATCGAAATATTATCACCGAAGATGATTTTGAAATCGAAGAAGGTTATTGTTTTTTAAAGGAAAAGGGCAAAAAAGCTTTTTTACAGGAGTATGAAGAAAAACTTCGCTCGACCATTGAGCATCGCAATTTAAAAAGACATGTATCATATCAGAACTTAATAAAATTAGAAGCCTATCGATTGATAAAGTATTTAATTGGGGATGAAAACTACCGGGGATTTAGGGCGTGGTGGTAA